The stretch of DNA GGAAGCTCGTTATCTTGAGGTCTTTGCCAACCGTCCTTTGGGGAAAATTTGCGCTCATGATGAGGAGGGGCTGCCGGTGCTGATTGACCGCCCTGCATTGAGCCCTGCCGAGAGTGCCGAGCAGGAACGGAGCTGGCGAAACGAGCAGATCAAAGCGGTGTTGTGGCTGCGCGATCGTCATCGCGACCAACACGATTCCGCTCAGTTACAGACACTCTCGGCAGACCAGTTCAATGAATTACTGACCTACATTCGAGACCTGCGTGACTGGCCACAGTCACCGAGCTTTCCTTCGAGGGACTTGCGTCCTGTTGCTCCGGCCTGGGTCATCGACCCTCTCCAATAAACGCCCCACACCGTGGGGCGTTTTCATATCTATCCACCCAAGCGGGTGGCTTTAGAGTCGTTGATTATCAAACAAGGAAGTACCTATGCTTTATTCAAAATCCACTGGTTTTTTTTACGTTCCTGCCATTCATAAGGACATACCAAGCGATGCCGTAGAAATCTCGCAGGAGTATTACGTTGAGTTATTGGACGGACAGTCCAGCGGCAAAATTATTGTCGGGAATGATGAAGGCTATCCGGTGCTGGTTGATCCGCCGCCACCACCGGCTGCTGAACTTGAGAGGTTGGAACGTCTATGGCGCAACGCTCAAATTGCCGCCACTGATAGCGTAGTGGCGCATTACCGTGATGAGGTGGAGCGTTGGCCGACACTGCTGACACCAGCGCAATATATCGAGTTGCAGACCTATCGTCGCGCGCTGCGTATCTGGCCGCTGGGCGGTGAGTTGCCTTTGAACGAGCACCGGCCAGCTGCGCCGGAGTGGCTCGCCAGCCTGCCCGAATAAAAACGCCCCGCGCTGTCGGGGCGTTTTCTTATCTGCTGATCAGCAATCTGGCCCCTTCCTGCAAGCAAGGGGCTTTTTCGTCTCTGGAGAAACCCAAATGGCAACCCGCCAAACCTACACCGTGCTCGTTCCATTCCCCACCGGCGGTGGGCACTGGTCGAGCATCGGTCAAGACCTTGATCTGCTC from Pseudomonas sp. P8_229 encodes:
- a CDS encoding phage tail assembly chaperone; translated protein: MRYYSKTTGSTYLDTVHSSMPDDVRPIPEARYLEVFANRPLGKICAHDEEGLPVLIDRPALSPAESAEQERSWRNEQIKAVLWLRDRHRDQHDSAQLQTLSADQFNELLTYIRDLRDWPQSPSFPSRDLRPVAPAWVIDPLQ
- a CDS encoding phage tail protein, producing MLYSKSTGFFYVPAIHKDIPSDAVEISQEYYVELLDGQSSGKIIVGNDEGYPVLVDPPPPPAAELERLERLWRNAQIAATDSVVAHYRDEVERWPTLLTPAQYIELQTYRRALRIWPLGGELPLNEHRPAAPEWLASLPE